A part of Pectobacterium cacticida genomic DNA contains:
- a CDS encoding amino acid ABC transporter permease, protein MTFTDWDIVRNLLLAARWTLLLSLTAFIGGALVTFPLMLLRLTKRKWLTRFVRGYVELFQGTPLLMQLFLAFFGLALFGIDVSPWTAAALALTLFTSAFLIDIWCGSVEALPKGQWEASRCLGLNFGQTLYRVVAPQAMRIAIAPTVGFSVQVIKGTALASIIGFVELTKAGTMLNNVTYQPFKVFGLVALGYFLMCYPLSYYSRYLEKKFNAAHHH, encoded by the coding sequence ATGACATTTACCGACTGGGATATCGTGCGTAACTTGCTGTTAGCCGCACGGTGGACGCTGCTGTTGTCGTTGACGGCTTTCATCGGCGGCGCGCTGGTGACCTTTCCACTGATGCTACTGCGTTTAACCAAGCGTAAATGGCTAACGCGTTTTGTACGCGGGTATGTTGAGTTATTTCAGGGGACGCCACTGCTGATGCAGTTGTTTCTCGCCTTTTTCGGATTGGCGCTGTTTGGCATTGATGTGAGCCCGTGGACGGCGGCGGCGTTAGCGCTGACGTTGTTTACCAGCGCTTTTTTAATCGATATTTGGTGTGGCAGCGTAGAAGCCTTGCCGAAAGGGCAGTGGGAGGCATCGCGCTGTCTTGGGCTGAATTTCGGCCAGACGCTCTATCGCGTGGTCGCGCCACAGGCGATGCGTATTGCCATCGCGCCCACGGTGGGTTTCTCCGTGCAGGTGATCAAGGGCACCGCGCTGGCGTCAATCATTGGGTTTGTTGAGCTGACCAAAGCGGGAACCATGCTCAATAACGTCACTTATCAGCCATTCAAGGTGTTTGGTCTGGTGGCGTTGGGCTACTTCCTTATGTGCTACCCACTCTCTTACTACAGTCGCTATCTGGAGAAGAAATTCAATGCCGCTCATCACCATTAA
- a CDS encoding amino acid ABC transporter ATP-binding protein, with protein sequence MPLITINQVQKYYGQNHVLKGVDLDIDAGEVISIIGRSGSGKSTLLRCMNGLEGYQDGSIKLNGMTVTDRDSQAREISRQVGMVFQNFNLFPHMTALENVMLAPRRVLGKSAAECRELGEKMLTKVGLGERLHYYPANLSGGQQQRVAIARALAMNPKVLLCDEITSALDPELVGEVLKVLEQLAAEGMTLVLVTHEMNFAREVGDRVVFMHQGTVWEQGDSKTLFANPQTPELKQFIASVRGLSEA encoded by the coding sequence ATGCCGCTCATCACCATTAATCAGGTACAAAAATATTACGGTCAGAACCATGTCCTCAAAGGCGTGGATCTTGATATCGACGCCGGTGAGGTCATTTCGATCATCGGACGTAGCGGTTCCGGCAAGAGTACCCTTCTGCGTTGCATGAATGGGTTGGAAGGCTATCAGGATGGCAGCATCAAGCTAAACGGCATGACGGTTACCGATCGCGACTCACAGGCGCGGGAAATTAGCCGTCAAGTGGGAATGGTGTTCCAGAACTTCAATTTGTTTCCGCATATGACGGCGCTGGAAAACGTCATGCTGGCGCCGCGCCGCGTGCTGGGTAAAAGCGCCGCGGAATGTCGCGAGTTGGGCGAAAAAATGCTCACTAAAGTCGGGCTGGGGGAACGTCTGCATTACTATCCCGCCAACCTGTCTGGCGGCCAACAGCAGCGTGTTGCGATTGCCCGCGCGTTGGCGATGAACCCGAAAGTTTTACTGTGCGATGAAATTACCTCGGCGCTCGATCCCGAATTAGTCGGCGAAGTGCTGAAAGTGCTGGAGCAGCTCGCGGCGGAAGGGATGACGTTGGTTCTGGTCACGCATGAAATGAATTTTGCCCGGGAGGTGGGCGATCGCGTGGTGTTTATGCACCAAGGCACCGTCTGGGAGCAGGGTGACAGCAAAACGCTGTTTGCGAATCCGCAGACGCCGGAATTGAAACAATTTATCGCCTCCGTCCGTGGATTATCAGAAGCGTAG
- a CDS encoding pyridoxal-phosphate-dependent aminotransferase family protein, whose product MNSERYAQINPPHRLLMGPGPINADPRVLRAMASQLVGQYDPAMTNYMNQVMALYRQLFRTENRWTMLVDGTSRAGIEAILVSAIRPGDKVLVPVLGRFGHLLCEIARRCRAEVHTIEVPWGEVFSPDRIEDAIKTVRPRLLLTVQGDTSTTMLQPLEDLGEICRRHGVLFYTDATASFGGNPLETDKWGLDAVSAGLQKCLGGPSGSSPITLSPQMEAVIRRRKCVEQGIRTDAHQNGDDEMIYSNYFDLGMVMDYWGPERLNHHTEATSMLFAARECARVILEEGVDRSIARHALHGNALVAGIQGMGLETFGDLKHKMNNVLGVVIPDGVHGEQVRKLLLEDFAIEIGTSFGPLQGKIWRIGTMGYNARKDCVMQTLTALEAVLNRLGFRTVQGEAMQAAWNSYAAQEECA is encoded by the coding sequence ATGAATAGCGAACGCTACGCGCAAATTAACCCACCTCATCGTCTACTGATGGGGCCAGGGCCGATCAATGCCGATCCGCGCGTATTACGGGCCATGGCCAGCCAGTTGGTGGGGCAGTATGACCCGGCGATGACTAATTATATGAATCAGGTCATGGCGCTTTATCGTCAGCTCTTTCGCACGGAAAACCGCTGGACCATGCTGGTGGATGGCACCTCGCGCGCCGGGATCGAGGCGATCTTAGTATCAGCGATTCGTCCTGGTGACAAAGTGTTGGTGCCGGTATTAGGCCGGTTTGGACATCTGCTGTGTGAGATCGCCCGTCGCTGCCGGGCTGAAGTCCATACTATCGAGGTGCCGTGGGGCGAAGTGTTCTCGCCCGATCGAATTGAGGATGCAATTAAGACGGTTCGCCCACGCCTATTGCTGACGGTGCAGGGCGATACGTCAACGACGATGCTGCAACCGCTGGAAGATTTGGGAGAAATTTGTCGCCGACACGGTGTGCTTTTTTACACCGACGCCACGGCCTCGTTTGGTGGAAACCCATTAGAAACGGACAAATGGGGACTGGATGCGGTGTCTGCTGGATTGCAGAAGTGTCTCGGCGGCCCGTCTGGCAGTTCCCCGATCACGCTGAGTCCGCAGATGGAAGCGGTGATCCGTCGGCGTAAATGCGTCGAACAGGGGATCCGAACGGACGCGCATCAGAACGGTGATGATGAGATGATCTACTCCAACTATTTCGATCTCGGCATGGTGATGGATTATTGGGGGCCGGAGCGTCTAAACCACCATACCGAAGCGACAAGCATGCTGTTTGCCGCGCGAGAATGTGCCCGTGTCATCCTTGAAGAAGGGGTGGACCGCAGCATCGCACGCCATGCGTTGCATGGCAATGCGCTGGTGGCGGGGATTCAGGGGATGGGGCTGGAAACCTTTGGCGATCTCAAACACAAAATGAATAACGTGCTGGGCGTGGTCATTCCCGATGGCGTTCACGGTGAGCAGGTGCGCAAGCTATTGCTGGAAGATTTCGCCATTGAGATCGGTACGTCGTTTGGCCCGCTTCAGGGCAAAATCTGGCGCATAGGAACGATGGGCTACAACGCGCGTAAAGATTGTGTAATGCAAACGCTGACGGCGCTTGAGGCGGTATTAAATCGCCTTGGCTTCCGTACCGTACAAGGTGAGGCGATGCAGGCCGCCTGGAATAGCTATGCGGCGCAAGAGGAATGCGCATGA
- the hpxX gene encoding oxalurate catabolism protein HpxX produces MTMTEQDVLAAYLQQMETLLSLQLNQERRQELLVQFSRIHGMAQPLMAFPLDEHQEIAGEYRL; encoded by the coding sequence ATGACGATGACCGAACAAGATGTGCTGGCAGCTTATCTACAACAGATGGAGACGCTGCTATCCCTGCAACTCAATCAGGAACGGCGTCAAGAACTGTTAGTGCAATTCAGCCGCATTCATGGCATGGCACAGCCGTTAATGGCGTTCCCCCTTGATGAGCATCAGGAGATTGCCGGAGAGTACAGGTTATGA
- a CDS encoding amino acid ABC transporter permease, with protein sequence MTYQLNFPALLPFWSELLAGLWVTIELTVMATLGGIALGICGAALRSGKPTLIGRLWGLYVELIRNTPFVVQLFFIVFGLPSLGWKLTAGQAALLAMLINLGAYSTEIIRAGIQVTPKGQWEAARVLGLTRAQTFLRVILPPALQRIYPALVGQCIIVMLGSSVVSQVSYEELTFAANLIQSRTFLSFEVYLVTTLCYLALSILMRQLLLLAGQRFFRSQP encoded by the coding sequence ATGACCTATCAGCTTAATTTCCCTGCGCTGTTGCCTTTCTGGTCTGAGTTGTTGGCGGGGTTATGGGTCACCATAGAGTTGACGGTAATGGCAACGCTCGGCGGCATCGCCTTGGGAATCTGTGGTGCGGCCTTGCGCAGCGGCAAGCCCACCCTGATAGGCCGCTTATGGGGCCTCTATGTCGAGCTGATTCGTAATACGCCGTTTGTGGTTCAACTGTTCTTCATCGTTTTTGGCTTGCCGAGTCTGGGCTGGAAACTCACGGCCGGACAGGCGGCGCTGCTAGCCATGTTGATTAATCTCGGCGCTTACAGTACCGAGATTATCCGTGCGGGCATTCAGGTGACGCCGAAAGGCCAGTGGGAAGCCGCGCGTGTACTGGGGTTGACGCGGGCGCAGACTTTTCTGCGCGTAATTTTACCACCCGCGCTTCAGCGTATTTATCCGGCCTTGGTCGGTCAGTGCATCATCGTCATGCTGGGGTCGTCCGTAGTGTCGCAGGTGTCTTATGAGGAACTGACCTTTGCCGCCAACCTGATTCAGTCGCGCACGTTTTTGAGCTTTGAAGTGTATCTGGTGACCACGCTGTGTTATCTGGCGTTGTCCATCCTGATGCGGCAACTCTTACTCCTTGCAGGGCAGCGTTTTTTTAGGAGCCAGCCATGA
- a CDS encoding MurR/RpiR family transcriptional regulator produces the protein MRHIDERLRDSYSELSPQEQRVADFIFDHFDDLISYNSAELARLSGVSKATVSRLFKRLGYPSYRDMRDELRTLRQSGMPLADNRDAVQGNTLLARHYKQEMANLTQWINQIDPVQFGAVIQALMQAQRLCLIGLRNSYPVALHLRQQLLQIRQQVALLAQPGQTLSEELVDLTEQDVVIVVAFRRRPRLIQPLLEQLQKRSVPVLLLCEPQSSALMSLATWSLNVPLDSVSAFDSYSSAMSLVNVISNALLHEMLRDGRQRIHQIADLYGELGELEQR, from the coding sequence ATGAGACACATAGACGAACGATTACGGGATAGCTATAGCGAACTTTCCCCACAGGAGCAGCGTGTCGCGGATTTTATCTTTGATCATTTCGACGATCTCATTAGCTACAATAGCGCCGAACTCGCGCGACTGAGTGGCGTCTCTAAGGCAACCGTTAGCCGTCTGTTCAAACGGTTGGGCTATCCCAGCTATCGTGATATGCGTGATGAACTGCGCACGCTACGCCAGAGCGGAATGCCGCTGGCGGATAACCGCGATGCGGTGCAGGGCAATACGCTGCTGGCGCGCCATTACAAACAGGAAATGGCCAACCTTACGCAGTGGATCAATCAGATCGACCCCGTACAGTTTGGCGCCGTGATTCAAGCGCTGATGCAGGCGCAACGCCTGTGTTTGATAGGTCTGCGTAATAGCTATCCGGTGGCGCTACACCTGCGTCAACAACTACTCCAGATTCGCCAGCAGGTGGCATTGTTAGCGCAACCGGGGCAGACGCTATCCGAGGAGTTAGTCGATCTGACGGAGCAGGATGTGGTGATTGTCGTGGCTTTTCGCCGCCGTCCACGCCTTATTCAGCCACTACTGGAGCAATTACAAAAGCGCAGCGTGCCTGTGCTGCTGTTGTGTGAACCGCAGAGTAGCGCGCTGATGTCACTAGCAACCTGGTCGTTGAACGTCCCGCTGGACAGCGTTTCGGCGTTTGACAGCTATTCATCCGCGATGAGTCTGGTGAATGTCATCAGTAACGCGCTACTGCATGAAATGCTGCGTGACGGACGCCAACGCATTCACCAGATCGCGGATCTTTATGGTGAACTGGGGGAGCTTGAGCAACGCTAA
- a CDS encoding AtzE family amidohydrolase produces the protein MSLYDRNAPSSLSIRQIQQNLQEGAFSARELAQQTLTAIEQHNPTINAYTHVTRERMLAEAECVDARRQRGEPLPALAGVPYAVKNLFDVSGETTLAGAELLSQRPPAAHDAFALRQLTHQGALLSGMLNMDAYAYGFTTENSHYGPTRNPLDTQRIAGGSSGGSAAAVAAGLVNFTLGSDTNGSIRVPSSLCGIFGLKPTFGRLSRHGTHPFVASLDHIGPMARSADDLALVFDALQGHDTHDRFQADQETRHTAEHLEIGSEGLRYAVLDGYFSTWATEEAKTAVHQIAQALGAQDCLTLADAALARSAAFIVSASEGGNQYLPDLRTQPERFEPLSRERLLAGAMIPAAWYVQAQRFRHFFRQQALALFEHTDLLIAPATPCTATLIGQETMRINDTDLPVRASMGMLTQPISFVGLPVVTVPVATAGGLPIGVQIIGAPWREDHCLRTAWALEQQGITYTL, from the coding sequence ATGAGTTTATACGACAGAAACGCGCCTTCATCGTTATCTATTCGGCAGATTCAGCAAAACTTGCAGGAAGGCGCCTTCTCCGCCAGGGAGCTTGCACAGCAAACGCTGACCGCCATTGAACAGCATAACCCGACGATTAATGCTTACACCCACGTCACCCGCGAACGTATGCTGGCGGAAGCTGAATGCGTTGACGCACGGCGTCAACGCGGCGAACCCTTACCGGCGTTGGCCGGTGTCCCCTATGCCGTTAAAAATCTGTTTGATGTCAGCGGTGAAACCACGCTGGCAGGCGCGGAACTTCTCAGCCAGCGCCCTCCGGCCGCTCATGATGCCTTTGCCCTGCGCCAGCTTACCCATCAGGGCGCGTTGTTGTCCGGTATGTTGAATATGGACGCCTATGCCTATGGTTTTACCACCGAAAATAGCCACTATGGCCCGACGCGTAATCCGCTCGACACACAGCGTATCGCCGGAGGATCATCGGGCGGGTCAGCGGCAGCCGTTGCTGCCGGACTGGTTAACTTTACCTTAGGCAGTGACACGAATGGCTCGATCCGTGTACCGTCGTCGCTCTGCGGCATTTTCGGGCTGAAGCCGACATTTGGTCGTTTATCACGCCACGGTACTCACCCCTTCGTCGCCAGCCTTGACCATATCGGCCCAATGGCGCGGAGCGCAGACGATCTGGCATTGGTATTCGATGCATTACAAGGTCACGATACGCACGATCGTTTTCAAGCCGATCAGGAAACGCGGCATACCGCAGAGCACCTGGAAATCGGCAGCGAGGGATTGCGCTACGCGGTGCTGGATGGCTATTTTTCCACCTGGGCTACCGAGGAAGCCAAAACCGCCGTGCACCAGATCGCACAAGCGCTGGGCGCACAGGATTGTCTGACGTTAGCCGATGCCGCGCTGGCCCGTAGCGCGGCCTTTATTGTGTCAGCCAGCGAAGGGGGAAATCAGTATTTGCCCGATTTACGCACACAGCCAGAACGCTTTGAGCCATTGTCACGTGAACGCCTGCTCGCTGGTGCGATGATCCCTGCCGCCTGGTATGTGCAAGCCCAGCGTTTCCGCCATTTTTTCCGTCAACAGGCGCTGGCGTTGTTCGAACACACAGACCTGCTAATTGCCCCCGCGACACCGTGTACTGCGACACTAATCGGGCAGGAAACGATGCGCATTAATGACACCGATCTGCCCGTGCGCGCCAGTATGGGCATGCTGACACAGCCGATCTCTTTTGTCGGATTACCCGTTGTGACAGTGCCAGTAGCGACCGCAGGCGGCTTGCCAATAGGCGTGCAGATCATCGGCGCACCGTGGCGCGAGGATCATTGTCTGCGCACCGCATGGGCACTGGAGCAGCAGGGTATCACGTATACTTTATGA
- the hpxZ gene encoding oxalurate catabolism protein HpxZ: MLPDNINQQDVLADVTAAFYRYEKALTSNDIAVLDELFWHDEKTVRYGAGENLYGIEEIRAFRLARPSAGLDRTLRNTVITTYGHDMAVASTEFTRAGSTKIGRQMQTWVKMPEGWRIVAAHVSLMSE; this comes from the coding sequence ATGTTGCCTGACAATATTAACCAGCAAGATGTGCTGGCCGATGTGACCGCCGCGTTTTATCGCTATGAGAAAGCGTTAACCAGTAATGACATTGCAGTGCTGGATGAATTGTTCTGGCACGATGAAAAAACGGTGCGCTATGGCGCGGGAGAAAACCTGTACGGCATCGAGGAAATTCGTGCCTTTCGCCTCGCTCGCCCTTCAGCCGGTCTGGACAGAACGCTGCGTAATACGGTCATCACCACTTACGGCCACGATATGGCCGTCGCCAGTACGGAGTTCACCCGCGCAGGCAGCACGAAGATCGGCCGCCAAATGCAGACCTGGGTCAAAATGCCCGAAGGCTGGCGTATTGTTGCCGCCCACGTCAGCCTGATGAGCGAATAA
- the proV gene encoding glycine betaine/L-proline ABC transporter ATP-binding protein ProV, giving the protein MAIKLEVKHLYKIFGEHPERAFKLIDKGLSKDQVFEKTGLTVGVKDASLAIEEGEIFVIMGLSGSGKSTMVRLLNRLIEPTRGQVLIDGEDISQISDAALRDVRRKKISMVFQSFALMPHLNILNNTAFGMELAGVPKAEREQKALDALQQVGLEAYAASYPDELSGGMRQRVGLARALANNPDILLMDEAFSALDPLIRTEMQDELIKLQSRHQRTIVFISHDLDEAMRIGDRIAIMHGGEVIQVGTPDEILNNPANDYVRTFFRGVDISHVFSAKDIARRRPVTLIRKTPGVGPRSALKILQDEDRDYGYVLEGGKRFIGVVSIDSLKQALKEQQPLEQALLPEPAPVPADMSLNELISQVAQAPCAVPVVGENHEYIGIISKGMLLQALDKEGATNE; this is encoded by the coding sequence ATGGCAATTAAACTTGAAGTAAAACACCTTTATAAGATATTTGGTGAACACCCGGAGAGAGCGTTTAAACTGATTGATAAAGGCCTGAGCAAAGATCAGGTATTTGAAAAAACAGGGCTCACCGTCGGGGTAAAAGATGCCAGTCTGGCCATTGAAGAAGGCGAGATATTTGTCATCATGGGATTATCCGGTTCCGGCAAATCAACCATGGTACGCCTTCTCAATCGTCTGATCGAACCCACTCGGGGTCAGGTGCTGATTGACGGTGAGGATATTTCCCAAATATCCGATGCTGCGCTGCGCGATGTACGGCGTAAGAAGATCAGCATGGTGTTCCAATCCTTTGCGCTCATGCCGCATCTGAACATCCTTAACAATACCGCGTTTGGGATGGAGTTGGCTGGCGTGCCGAAAGCGGAGCGCGAGCAAAAAGCGCTGGATGCGTTACAGCAAGTCGGGCTCGAAGCCTATGCGGCGTCTTACCCGGATGAACTCTCCGGCGGGATGCGGCAACGCGTCGGTTTAGCCCGCGCATTAGCCAACAATCCCGATATCCTGCTGATGGACGAAGCGTTTTCCGCGCTAGACCCGCTAATCCGTACCGAAATGCAGGATGAGCTGATCAAACTTCAATCTCGTCATCAGCGCACCATTGTGTTTATCTCGCACGATCTGGATGAAGCCATGCGCATCGGCGACCGAATCGCCATCATGCATGGTGGGGAAGTGATTCAGGTCGGTACGCCCGATGAGATCCTCAATAATCCAGCCAACGATTATGTCCGCACCTTCTTCCGTGGTGTCGATATCAGCCACGTCTTTAGCGCCAAAGATATCGCTCGCCGCCGTCCGGTCACGTTGATTCGTAAAACACCCGGCGTCGGTCCGCGCTCCGCGCTGAAAATCCTTCAGGACGAAGACCGTGACTATGGCTACGTGCTGGAGGGTGGTAAACGCTTCATTGGCGTCGTGTCAATTGATTCACTAAAACAGGCGCTGAAGGAACAGCAACCGCTGGAACAGGCGTTACTACCCGAACCTGCTCCCGTGCCCGCAGATATGTCACTCAACGAGCTGATTTCTCAGGTCGCACAGGCTCCCTGTGCCGTACCGGTCGTCGGCGAAAACCATGAGTACATTGGCATCATTTCCAAAGGAATGTTGTTACAGGCACTGGATAAGGAGGGAGCAACCAATGAATAA
- a CDS encoding gamma-glutamyltransferase family protein — translation MMQSNIAPLGMAVAPHHLASASAVAILREGGNAIEAMVAAAATIAVVYPHMNGIGGDGFWLIVPPHGEPIAIDASGAAGSLASRERYQGESRIPHRGPNAALTVAGTVGGWQEALKIAQELGGETLPLARLLSDAIRYAADGIPVTQSQEDALTQHYHELSDNPAFSRLFMPQGTIPRAGSRFTQPDLAETLTTLSIEGLDSFYRGSVAARLSAQMALIGMPLTAADLANYHAKRTAPLVLKHSKGDIYNLAPPTQGLVSLAILGLTDRLEMADLSDSQTIHRIVESTKLAFGLRDRFITDPKLMTQSVQALLESDTLDRLAKQIDTRKAAPWGEGKGPGDTVWMGVCDSSGLCVSFIQSIYHEFGSGVVLPGTGVLWQNRGASFSLDPAHLLALEPGKQPFHTLNPAAARLSDGRTMVYGSMGGDGQPQTQAALFIRHVQQGLPLQQAITAPRWLLGRTWGQPSDTLKIEDRFQPATVDALRQLGHDVELLGSFSETVGHAGAIVRHTSGMLEGAFDPRSNGSAAGF, via the coding sequence ATGATGCAAAGCAATATCGCTCCGCTGGGCATGGCGGTTGCGCCTCATCATTTAGCCAGCGCCAGCGCAGTAGCGATCCTGCGTGAAGGCGGTAACGCCATTGAAGCGATGGTCGCCGCAGCGGCAACCATCGCCGTGGTGTATCCGCATATGAATGGCATTGGCGGCGATGGGTTTTGGCTGATTGTGCCGCCACATGGTGAACCTATCGCCATCGACGCCAGCGGAGCCGCGGGGTCGCTGGCCAGCCGTGAACGCTATCAGGGCGAAAGCCGTATTCCGCATCGCGGCCCTAACGCGGCGCTGACGGTAGCGGGTACGGTCGGCGGCTGGCAGGAAGCGCTAAAAATCGCTCAGGAGCTGGGGGGTGAAACGCTCCCGCTCGCTCGTTTACTGTCTGACGCGATTCGCTATGCGGCGGACGGTATCCCCGTCACCCAATCACAAGAAGATGCGCTCACCCAGCATTACCATGAACTGAGCGATAATCCGGCCTTTAGTCGGCTGTTTATGCCACAGGGAACGATTCCACGCGCAGGCAGCCGTTTTACGCAACCTGATTTAGCCGAGACCTTAACCACGCTGAGCATTGAAGGGTTGGACAGTTTTTATCGTGGCTCTGTCGCCGCTCGACTATCGGCACAGATGGCGCTAATCGGTATGCCGTTGACGGCAGCCGATCTGGCGAATTATCACGCCAAACGCACGGCGCCGCTGGTGCTCAAACACAGTAAAGGCGATATCTATAATCTCGCGCCACCGACACAGGGTTTGGTCTCTCTGGCGATCCTCGGTCTGACCGATCGTCTGGAAATGGCCGATCTGAGCGATAGTCAGACGATCCATCGTATCGTGGAATCCACAAAGCTAGCGTTTGGCTTACGCGACCGTTTTATTACCGATCCTAAACTGATGACACAATCTGTGCAGGCACTGCTAGAAAGTGACACGCTAGATAGACTAGCAAAACAGATCGATACGCGAAAAGCCGCACCGTGGGGGGAAGGCAAAGGCCCTGGTGACACCGTCTGGATGGGCGTCTGTGACAGCAGCGGGCTCTGTGTCTCATTCATTCAAAGTATTTACCACGAATTCGGCAGCGGCGTCGTGCTGCCGGGAACCGGCGTGCTGTGGCAGAACCGCGGCGCATCGTTCAGCCTCGATCCCGCACATCTGTTGGCGTTGGAGCCGGGTAAACAGCCTTTTCATACATTAAACCCCGCGGCCGCACGGCTATCCGATGGGCGAACGATGGTCTACGGCTCAATGGGAGGAGACGGGCAGCCGCAGACGCAGGCCGCCCTCTTTATTCGTCACGTTCAGCAAGGTCTGCCGCTGCAACAGGCGATTACCGCGCCACGCTGGCTATTAGGGCGCACCTGGGGGCAGCCCTCCGATACGCTAAAGATTGAAGATCGCTTTCAGCCCGCCACGGTGGATGCCCTGCGCCAGTTAGGCCACGATGTCGAGCTGCTGGGTAGCTTTAGTGAAACCGTCGGCCACGCCGGCGCCATCGTGCGGCACACCAGCGGTATGCTGGAGGGCGCTTTCGATCCCCGCAGCAATGGCAGCGCGGCAGGTTTCTAA
- a CDS encoding transporter substrate-binding domain-containing protein, which produces MKKGLLALMGAAMLLVQVGSAMADQLQDIEKRGVLRVAVPQDFPPFGSVGTDLQPQGYDIDIARYLAKEMKLKLQLVPVTSANRVPYLQTNKVDLVISSLGKNAEREKVIDFSRAYAPFFLGVFGPKDSPLASSEALEGKSIGVTRGAVEDMVLTEIAPKAAQVKRYEDNNTTLSAYLSGQVEFVATGNLVVAAIAEQNPTKAPVAKFMLKDSPCYIGLKKGESALKAKVDALIEKAVQDNTLNSLSEKWLKAPLPDSIKA; this is translated from the coding sequence ATCAAAAAAGGGTTACTGGCGTTAATGGGCGCGGCGATGCTATTGGTTCAAGTGGGTAGCGCGATGGCCGATCAGCTACAGGATATCGAAAAGCGCGGTGTGCTACGCGTCGCGGTACCGCAAGATTTCCCGCCGTTTGGATCGGTAGGAACCGATCTGCAACCGCAGGGCTATGATATCGATATCGCGCGTTATCTGGCGAAAGAGATGAAACTAAAGTTGCAGTTGGTTCCTGTCACCAGCGCCAACCGCGTGCCGTATCTGCAAACGAATAAGGTCGATCTGGTGATCTCCAGCCTCGGCAAAAACGCCGAGCGTGAAAAAGTGATCGATTTCAGCCGTGCTTATGCGCCGTTTTTCCTGGGGGTATTTGGTCCGAAGGACAGCCCTCTGGCATCGTCGGAAGCGCTGGAAGGCAAGAGCATCGGTGTAACGCGCGGTGCGGTAGAAGACATGGTGCTGACGGAAATTGCGCCGAAGGCTGCACAGGTTAAACGCTACGAAGACAACAACACTACGCTGTCTGCTTATTTGTCAGGGCAGGTGGAATTTGTCGCCACGGGGAATCTGGTCGTGGCGGCTATCGCTGAACAGAACCCGACGAAAGCGCCAGTAGCGAAGTTTATGCTAAAGGATTCGCCGTGTTACATCGGGCTGAAAAAAGGCGAGTCGGCACTTAAAGCTAAAGTCGATGCGTTGATCGAAAAGGCAGTGCAGGACAACACGCTCAATAGCCTGTCGGAAAAGTGGTTAAAAGCGCCGTTGCCTGACAGCATCAAGGCTTAA